The genomic region GTCCTGCGCTAGACCCAGGTGCACGGCTGGCGAGCCCAATTGAGCTTCGGCCCGCGCAAAAAATTCTTCGATCAGGCGCCTGGCCGCATCCTCGAGTGCCGGCGGGTCGAGCTGTAACAAAACGCCGCTTGGTTGCAGCTCGGCGCTGTAACGCACACGGGTCTGCGGCCCCTCGTTGATAAGGTCAACCGTGCCGGCGCCACACATTCCGCCCTCGACATTTCGCCATTGGAATGAAAATTCGCAATGCTCGAACAGGCGCTGGGCCGACAGACGCACGCGTCCATCGTAGATGGAGGCGCGATCGGCGCTATCAATTTGAACGACAAATTCGTTGGGCCCAACAGGTCGGCAGAAGCGACAGCCCGCAACCAAGTCAGGCCACTGAGCCGGATCGGTGAGCAGCTCCCGCGCCCGCAGGCGGGGGGCGGGAAGGAACTGTTCGCCGATGATCTTCACTCTATCGCTTAACGCGCGCGCGCCAGCGCCTGGGTCAACGCGCGGCGCGTCAGAACCCGCGCAAGATGGCGGCGAAAATCCGCCGAGGCGTTGAGGTCCGATAGTGGATCGATGGCGTCATCGGCGTGGGCTGCAGCCTGCTCGATCACCTGCGGGTCCAGTGGCCGGTTGGTGAGTGCATTCTCGACCGCGGCAGCGCGAAAGGCCTTGGCGGCAAGTCCCGTGATTCCTACGCGCACAGCCGCGCATTCGCCCTTGTCATCCAGGGTGATCAAAGCTGCCACCCCGACCGTGGCGAAGCCGGATGCCGGATGGCGGAATTTTAGATAGGTCATGCCGGTGTGCGGAGGTGGAAGGTTGACGCGCACTTCGCTGAGCAACTCATTTGGCGCAAGCGCGGTGGTCATCAGATCGAGAAAAAAGTCCTGGGCTTTGATAGTACGCGTGCCGTGCCGCGAGCGCGCGCTAATTTCGGCCTCCAGCGCCAGCATCGCGGCAGGATAATCGGCAGCCGGATCCGCGTGAGCGAGGCTACCGCCGAGGGTGCCGCGGTTACGGATCTGGACGTCGCCGATTTCGCCCGCGCATTCGACCAGCATCGGCAGGCCCTGCGCGATTTGCGGCGAGGAGGCGACGTCGGCGTGCGGCGTGCAGGCACCGATCGCAATCGTGCCCGCGCTCTGACGGATATAGCTCAGATCGGCGATCGCGCCGATGTCGATTAGATGGGAAGGTTGAGCCAAGCGAATTTTCATCATCGGCAGCAGGCTTTGGCCGCCGGCGATGAACTTGGCGTCCTCGCCCAACTGCTCCAGTAAGGTCAGCGCTTGCTCGGTGCTGGTGGCGCGATGGTATTGGAACTCGGCGGGAAACATTATGGCTGTCCCTTCCTGGCGCTTTCGATCGCGCGCCAGATCTTCTCGGGCTTAAGCGGCATCGTCAGGTCGCGTATGCCAAAGGGCTTGAGCGCGTCCATCACCGCGTTATAGACGCAGGGGGTCGAGCCGATGGTACCCGCCTCGCCCACCCCCTTGACCCCCAGCGGATTGACTTGAGTGGGAGTGACTGTGGAGGCCAACTCAAAGCGCGGCAGCATCTCGGCCTTGGGGACGGCGTACTCCATCAGAGTGGATGTGCGAAGCTGGCCGCTCTCGTCGTAAGCCACCTCTTCG from Candidatus Binataceae bacterium harbors:
- a CDS encoding SRPBCC domain-containing protein; translation: MKIIGEQFLPAPRLRARELLTDPAQWPDLVAGCRFCRPVGPNEFVVQIDSADRASIYDGRVRLSAQRLFEHCEFSFQWRNVEGGMCGAGTVDLINEGPQTRVRYSAELQPSGVLLQLDPPALEDAARRLIEEFFARAEAQLGSPAVHLGLAQD
- a CDS encoding xanthine dehydrogenase family protein subunit M, yielding MFPAEFQYHRATSTEQALTLLEQLGEDAKFIAGGQSLLPMMKIRLAQPSHLIDIGAIADLSYIRQSAGTIAIGACTPHADVASSPQIAQGLPMLVECAGEIGDVQIRNRGTLGGSLAHADPAADYPAAMLALEAEISARSRHGTRTIKAQDFFLDLMTTALAPNELLSEVRVNLPPPHTGMTYLKFRHPASGFATVGVAALITLDDKGECAAVRVGITGLAAKAFRAAAVENALTNRPLDPQVIEQAAAHADDAIDPLSDLNASADFRRHLARVLTRRALTQALARAR